One genomic region from Ignavibacteria bacterium encodes:
- a CDS encoding DUF4292 domain-containing protein produces the protein MKFLNLLLGISCVLMIGFYSCTPVQKRVSPPLPIERIFQRLEENCKSFETFEAAGTISVDSKTFKNSGDFKLLIKKPDSLLINITGPFGINFATAAVSKTRLIYLNELTNQVLYTNTTQENIKKLLRVDISFEELIDILIGCIVINPEGSVKQSARVEEDQYVITQERNGYLYKYWIDIRNLAVSKNLIHDKGGNILIDLQFGNFTEIDGIVIPRVINLTNSVRNESIKINYSKVYPNKRNIDLKIYVPEDAEVIEW, from the coding sequence TTGAAATTCTTGAATCTATTACTTGGGATTTCCTGTGTGTTAATGATTGGCTTTTATTCTTGTACGCCGGTGCAGAAAAGAGTTAGTCCACCGTTGCCAATTGAAAGAATTTTTCAAAGATTAGAAGAAAATTGCAAATCGTTCGAAACATTTGAAGCAGCTGGTACAATTTCGGTCGATTCGAAAACTTTTAAGAACAGTGGTGATTTCAAACTTCTAATAAAAAAACCTGATTCACTCTTGATCAATATTACCGGTCCATTCGGTATTAATTTTGCAACTGCGGCGGTTTCTAAAACACGATTGATCTATTTGAATGAGTTAACAAATCAAGTTTTATACACGAATACAACTCAAGAAAATATAAAAAAACTACTGCGAGTTGATATTTCCTTCGAAGAGTTAATTGACATCTTGATTGGATGTATCGTAATAAATCCCGAAGGCTCAGTTAAACAATCTGCAAGGGTGGAAGAAGATCAATACGTAATTACTCAAGAGCGAAATGGATATTTGTATAAATATTGGATTGACATTAGAAATCTTGCAGTTTCGAAAAACTTAATTCACGATAAAGGAGGAAACATTCTGATCGATCTTCAATTCGGTAATTTTACAGAAATCGATGGCATCGTAATTCCGAGAGTAATAAATCTTACAAATTCAGTTCGCAATGAAAGTATCAAAATAAATTATTCGAAAGTTTATCCAAACAAAAGAAATATAGATTTGAAAATTTATGTACCTGAGGATGCAGAGGTTATTGAGTGGTAA
- a CDS encoding YjbH domain-containing protein, whose protein sequence is MFITLISFTNVLKAQGSAGAKSTVEPRYLIDMNTAGLLSRGMFAIGTEHLPDGVFILKIDVGIFNQFNFGISYGASNFIGRGDMKFYNYPGVNVKFRVFEEEVAFPAILLGFDSQGKGHFFKDLKRFEIKSPGFYLVASKNLNVMGMLSIHGALNYSLETQDDDNNLNLTIGAEKTIGSQVSVVAEYDIGLNDDSKIVGRGRGYLNFGVRWSIADGLTIGFDFRNIVSNRIKDSFGVDRSFRIEFARNIF, encoded by the coding sequence ATGTTTATAACTCTGATTTCATTTACAAATGTGTTAAAAGCCCAAGGTAGTGCTGGTGCAAAGTCAACTGTTGAGCCTCGATATTTAATAGATATGAATACAGCAGGACTTCTCTCGCGGGGAATGTTTGCAATTGGTACAGAACATTTACCGGATGGAGTTTTCATTTTGAAAATTGATGTTGGGATTTTCAATCAATTCAATTTCGGAATTTCATATGGTGCGAGTAATTTTATCGGACGCGGTGATATGAAATTTTACAACTATCCGGGCGTGAACGTGAAGTTTCGTGTCTTCGAAGAGGAGGTCGCTTTTCCTGCTATTTTACTTGGTTTCGATTCACAAGGTAAGGGACATTTTTTTAAAGACTTAAAACGATTTGAAATAAAATCTCCTGGATTTTATTTAGTAGCAAGTAAAAATTTGAATGTGATGGGAATGCTCAGTATTCATGGTGCCTTAAATTATAGTCTTGAAACTCAGGACGATGATAATAATTTAAACTTAACCATCGGAGCGGAAAAAACAATCGGGAGCCAGGTATCAGTCGTAGCAGAGTATGACATCGGATTGAACGATGACTCCAAAATAGTTGGCAGAGGAAGGGGATATTTGAATTTCGGAGTTCGTTGGTCTATTGCTGATGGTCTAACCATCGGCTTTGATTTCAGGAATATCGTGTCGAATAGAATAAAAGACAGCTTTGGAGTAGATCGCTCATTCAGAATTGAATTTGCTAGAAATATTTTCTGA
- a CDS encoding efflux RND transporter permease subunit, with protein sequence MSLSSVSIRRPVLSIVMSIVIMIFGIIGYTFLGVREYPSIDPPIITVSTSYPGANADVIESQITEPLEEQINGIAGIRSLTSNSRDGRSQITVEFDVAIDLETAANDVRDRVSIARSRLPQDVDPPTVAKADADAIPIVFLNVKSDNKTLLELSDIAQNIFKERLQTIPGVSQVNIWGEKRYSMRLWMDPAKLAAYNVTPIDVRTALNRENIELPSGRLEGSKTELTVRTLGRLATVDDFNNLIIKESNRVIVRFQDIGRAELYPENDRSILRRDGIPMVGVVLIPQSGANFIQIVDEFYRRIDQIKKDLPEDVELGIGFDVTKYIRNSISEVQETIFLALGLVILIIFLFLRDWRTTLIPILAIPVSLIGTFFIMYLAEFSINVLTLLGIVLAIGIVVDDAIVVLENIYKKIEAGFRPFEAAVKGSAEIFFAIISTTVALVAVFLPIMFLQGITGRLFIEFGVVIAGSVIISSFVALTLTPMLSSRLLKEKEKHSWFYYKSEPFFSWLEKSYRNALNSFMKKRWIAFAIMASAGLMIYFFGSSLQSELAPIEDRGEMRVQSTMPEGTSFELMDSYIMEMVHTLQDSIKETTAMISLTSGGGGGMASTNSGFVRLTLTDANRRERSQQDIAETVTSITRKLNDARSFVVQSQSISTRRGGLPVQYVIQASDFEQLREIIPKFMDEALDDPTFANVDVNLKFNKPEIVVDINRTKARELGVSAIDIAQTLQLAYSGQRFGYYVMSGKQYQVIGQVSRENRNKPIDLASLYVRNNRGGLIQLDNLVTLREKSSPPQIYRFNRYVSATFSASLVSGKTISDGIKAMDGIAARVLDERFSTALEGASKDFVESSSSLLFTFLLALVLIYLTLAAQFESFRDPFIIMFTVPLAIAGSVFSLWYFDQTLNIFSQIGQIMLIGLVTKNGILIVEFANQKKTLGLTVINAVKEAAQLRLRPILMTSFSTILGTLPIALALGAGAESRMSMGIAVIGGLVFSTLLTLFIIPAVYSVFSEKTKSVSNVAFDGVEQKIVNQPVEANIV encoded by the coding sequence ATGAGTTTATCATCTGTAAGTATTCGCAGACCTGTTCTCTCCATTGTCATGTCGATCGTGATTATGATTTTTGGGATAATTGGTTACACATTTTTAGGTGTGCGGGAATATCCGAGTATCGATCCTCCAATTATCACTGTCTCAACTAGCTATCCTGGAGCTAATGCTGATGTAATTGAATCTCAGATCACAGAACCTCTTGAAGAACAAATTAATGGTATTGCAGGAATCAGATCCTTAACATCAAACAGTCGGGATGGGAGAAGTCAAATAACTGTGGAATTTGATGTCGCAATTGATCTTGAAACCGCTGCAAATGATGTTCGAGATCGAGTTTCAATTGCGAGATCGAGATTGCCGCAGGATGTTGATCCGCCAACAGTGGCAAAAGCTGATGCTGATGCTATCCCGATAGTATTCTTGAATGTAAAAAGCGATAATAAAACTTTACTTGAATTATCTGATATAGCACAAAACATTTTCAAGGAAAGACTTCAAACAATTCCGGGAGTAAGTCAAGTAAACATTTGGGGGGAGAAAAGATATTCGATGCGGCTTTGGATGGATCCTGCAAAGCTTGCTGCTTACAATGTAACACCAATCGATGTCAGAACTGCACTGAATCGAGAAAATATAGAACTCCCTTCAGGTCGGCTTGAAGGAAGTAAAACGGAATTGACAGTAAGAACACTCGGCAGATTAGCTACAGTCGATGATTTTAATAATCTGATTATCAAAGAGTCAAATCGTGTCATAGTTCGTTTTCAGGATATCGGACGGGCTGAATTGTATCCTGAAAATGACCGATCAATTTTAAGAAGAGACGGCATCCCAATGGTAGGTGTTGTTCTCATTCCTCAGTCCGGAGCAAATTTCATTCAAATTGTTGATGAGTTCTATCGTCGAATCGATCAGATTAAAAAGGATTTACCTGAAGATGTTGAACTCGGAATTGGATTCGACGTAACCAAGTACATTCGTAACTCTATCTCTGAAGTACAGGAAACTATTTTCTTAGCATTGGGACTTGTCATCTTAATTATATTTTTATTTTTAAGAGATTGGCGGACTACGCTCATTCCAATTTTAGCAATACCTGTTTCGCTCATTGGTACATTTTTCATTATGTACCTCGCGGAGTTTTCGATAAATGTTCTTACACTGCTTGGAATTGTTTTGGCAATAGGAATCGTAGTTGACGATGCAATAGTTGTATTAGAAAATATCTATAAAAAAATTGAAGCCGGATTCCGCCCCTTCGAAGCTGCCGTGAAAGGTTCTGCTGAGATATTCTTTGCTATAATCTCAACTACAGTTGCACTCGTTGCTGTATTTTTACCCATAATGTTTTTGCAGGGTATTACCGGAAGATTGTTCATAGAATTTGGTGTTGTCATTGCAGGTTCAGTAATAATTTCTTCTTTTGTTGCTCTTACTCTTACTCCAATGCTGAGTTCAAGGTTGTTAAAGGAAAAAGAAAAACATAGTTGGTTTTACTATAAATCGGAACCATTTTTCAGTTGGTTGGAAAAATCCTATCGGAATGCACTTAATTCGTTTATGAAAAAACGATGGATCGCATTTGCAATTATGGCTTCCGCAGGTTTAATGATTTACTTTTTTGGTTCTTCACTGCAATCTGAACTAGCACCGATTGAAGATAGAGGAGAAATGCGTGTGCAATCTACAATGCCCGAAGGGACTTCATTTGAATTGATGGATTCGTACATTATGGAGATGGTGCATACACTTCAGGATTCAATTAAAGAAACCACTGCGATGATCTCACTTACAAGCGGCGGGGGTGGAGGAATGGCTTCAACTAACAGCGGATTTGTGAGGCTGACTTTAACCGATGCCAATCGAAGGGAAAGAAGCCAGCAAGATATTGCAGAAACGGTGACTTCTATAACGCGAAAATTAAATGACGCCCGCTCTTTTGTTGTACAGAGTCAATCGATCTCTACTCGGCGCGGAGGTCTTCCGGTTCAATACGTTATTCAAGCGTCCGATTTTGAACAGCTTAGAGAAATTATTCCAAAATTTATGGACGAAGCATTGGACGATCCAACTTTTGCTAATGTAGATGTTAATTTAAAATTCAACAAACCTGAAATAGTCGTTGATATTAATAGAACAAAAGCTCGTGAGCTGGGTGTATCAGCGATTGACATTGCTCAAACACTTCAGCTTGCTTACAGCGGACAGCGGTTTGGTTACTACGTAATGAGCGGCAAGCAATATCAGGTTATTGGTCAGGTTTCAAGAGAAAACAGAAATAAACCGATTGATCTTGCCTCACTCTATGTTCGTAATAATCGAGGCGGTTTAATTCAACTGGATAATCTTGTTACGCTACGAGAAAAAAGCAGTCCTCCTCAAATCTACAGATTCAATCGATACGTGAGTGCAACTTTTTCGGCTAGCTTAGTTTCCGGGAAGACTATTAGTGATGGAATAAAAGCTATGGATGGAATTGCAGCTCGAGTTCTTGATGAAAGATTTTCTACTGCACTTGAGGGGGCATCCAAAGATTTTGTCGAGAGTTCATCAAGTTTATTATTTACGTTTTTGCTTGCATTGGTCTTGATTTATTTAACACTTGCAGCTCAGTTTGAAAGCTTTCGCGATCCATTCATTATTATGTTTACCGTCCCATTGGCGATTGCCGGTTCAGTATTTTCACTCTGGTATTTTGATCAAACATTGAACATCTTCAGTCAGATAGGACAAATAATGCTCATCGGATTGGTTACAAAAAATGGAATATTAATAGTTGAGTTTGCCAATCAGAAGAAAACTTTAGGATTAACAGTCATTAATGCGGTTAAAGAAGCTGCACAATTAAGATTAAGACCAATTCTTATGACAAGCTTCTCTACTATATTAGGAACACTTCCGATTGCATTGGCGCTCGGTGCAGGAGCCGAGAGCAGAATGTCTATGGGAATTGCCGTTATCGGCGGTTTAGTCTTTTCAACATTGCTAACGCTTTTTATAATCCCGGCAGTTTACTCTGTTTTCTCTGAGAAGACAAAGTCTGTTAGTAATGTCGCATTTGATGGTGTTGAACAAAAAATTGTCAATCAGCCTGTTGAGGCAAATATCGTATAG
- a CDS encoding efflux RND transporter periplasmic adaptor subunit, with amino-acid sequence MKNKRRIIIWPVIIVILVILIIPKLNLNNSVKDLEVDKQSSDKRIGVKAVLIRGKSLQNKIFASGTLISNEEVELRSEISGKITNIFFTEGKHVKKDEVLLKINDSELQATLKKNKSKVVLAQDKEFRAKQLLEKNLISQQEYEIILGDLVSVLADVEINEAQLEKTEIKAPFDGIVGLRSVSVGSYISPQTRIATLQSINPIKIDFFVPQKYFGLLKEKQQILVKLSATGQVYKGKVYAVEPKIDQNTRTVQVRALIPNISGELTPGAYVEIEIVLEEIKNAIMVPSEAVIPDIQGEKVFLYKSGKAVQQIVTPNIRTENEIQIIKGLNVNDTLITSGIIQLRPNTPVKINIVN; translated from the coding sequence ATGAAAAATAAAAGAAGAATCATCATATGGCCGGTTATAATTGTGATTCTCGTAATACTGATTATTCCAAAGCTAAATCTGAATAATAGTGTTAAGGATCTGGAAGTTGATAAGCAATCATCGGATAAGAGAATTGGAGTAAAAGCAGTTTTAATTCGAGGTAAATCTCTTCAGAATAAAATATTTGCAAGTGGAACATTGATCAGCAACGAAGAAGTAGAGCTGAGAAGTGAAATTTCAGGAAAAATAACAAACATTTTTTTTACAGAGGGAAAGCATGTTAAAAAAGATGAAGTCCTGCTCAAAATTAACGATTCAGAACTTCAGGCAACTTTGAAAAAAAATAAATCCAAAGTTGTTCTTGCTCAGGATAAGGAATTCAGAGCAAAGCAGCTTCTCGAAAAGAATTTGATAAGCCAGCAAGAATACGAAATCATACTCGGTGACCTTGTATCAGTTCTTGCTGATGTAGAGATCAATGAAGCCCAGTTAGAAAAAACTGAAATTAAAGCTCCATTCGATGGAATAGTAGGACTTCGTTCTGTAAGTGTGGGAAGTTATATTTCTCCGCAAACCAGAATTGCGACTTTACAGAGCATCAATCCAATTAAGATAGATTTTTTTGTTCCGCAAAAATATTTTGGACTCTTAAAGGAGAAGCAGCAAATTTTAGTAAAACTTTCTGCTACTGGTCAAGTTTATAAAGGAAAAGTTTATGCGGTTGAACCTAAGATAGACCAAAATACACGTACTGTTCAAGTACGAGCGTTAATTCCGAATATATCTGGAGAGTTAACGCCCGGTGCATATGTTGAGATAGAAATTGTTTTAGAGGAAATCAAAAACGCAATTATGGTCCCATCCGAGGCTGTTATACCGGATATTCAGGGAGAGAAAGTTTTTTTGTATAAATCTGGAAAAGCCGTTCAACAGATTGTTACACCAAACATCCGGACGGAAAACGAAATTCAAATTATTAAGGGATTAAATGTTAACGATACTTTGATCACTTCCGGCATTATCCAGCTTCGTCCTAATACACCAGTAAAAATTAATATAGTTAATTAA
- the rsgA gene encoding ribosome small subunit-dependent GTPase A, producing the protein MKGIVTRIESKDYYILYDGKEIRCTIRGKLRLEAEWKKDKLLYTDLVVVGDYVEFSMNEDTTGVIEELPERKNYLSRKAPRIKGISEKGKRFEQIIAANIDYTVCVTSIKNPKFNNRVLDRMIVAAESCETKPLIVINKIDLEKKKKKSFWHEIYSNLGYNVFSCSAETGKGIKELHEFLRGKVSVFIGHSGVGKSSILNSFSESIDQNVEEVSEVWDKGVHTTVTSVLFKLDNSTYVIDTPGIREIEPFGISKEDITHYFRDVAYFSRECKFSTCTHTHEPDCQVKEAVEDGKIVEERYDSYLRLIESLDEEEF; encoded by the coding sequence ATGAAAGGTATTGTAACTCGTATTGAGAGCAAAGATTATTACATCTTATATGATGGAAAAGAAATCCGTTGCACGATTCGAGGTAAGCTCCGTCTAGAAGCAGAATGGAAAAAAGATAAACTCCTTTATACCGATTTAGTTGTCGTTGGTGATTACGTTGAATTTTCTATGAACGAAGATACAACTGGCGTAATAGAAGAACTTCCAGAAAGAAAAAATTATCTCTCACGAAAAGCACCGCGGATAAAAGGGATTTCAGAAAAGGGAAAACGATTTGAACAAATCATTGCGGCTAATATTGATTATACTGTCTGTGTTACCTCAATAAAAAATCCAAAGTTCAACAATCGCGTACTCGATCGGATGATCGTTGCTGCAGAAAGCTGCGAGACAAAACCATTAATTGTAATCAACAAAATAGATCTTGAGAAAAAAAAGAAAAAAAGTTTTTGGCACGAGATTTACTCTAATTTAGGATATAATGTTTTTTCGTGTTCGGCAGAAACCGGAAAAGGAATAAAAGAACTTCATGAATTCCTTAGAGGAAAAGTATCAGTATTTATTGGGCATTCAGGCGTGGGAAAATCATCTATTTTAAATTCCTTCAGTGAATCTATTGATCAAAACGTTGAAGAAGTCAGCGAGGTGTGGGATAAAGGAGTTCATACAACAGTAACCTCGGTGTTATTTAAATTGGATAATTCGACTTACGTAATTGACACTCCGGGAATTCGTGAGATTGAACCTTTCGGAATTTCGAAAGAAGACATTACACATTATTTTCGGGATGTAGCTTATTTTTCGCGAGAGTGCAAATTCAGCACCTGCACACATACTCATGAACCAGACTGTCAAGTAAAAGAAGCTGTTGAAGATGGCAAAATAGTCGAAGAAAGATATGATAGTTACCTTCGTTTGATCGAATCTTTGGATGAAGAAGAATTTTGA
- a CDS encoding tetratricopeptide repeat protein, translating into MNYIRNLLIVTLISILISCSSSRDTIILSSKDSENKSTSGDKIESTQALEHFIQGSILEQKGENEKAVIEYQEALLYEQQAGIYFVLGKVYRNLGKYALSASNLKKAVELEPDNTHYKLVLAQLYAATRQQDDAIKIYDSILEKDSSNIEILYELAVLHTQNRPRLALEYYNRLVKKVGEDWGLIYTMIEIYNRLGEYDNAAQLYERLLFLDPSNLSIKQALAEVYLINGNFEKAERILTDLLTDYPKDHTARVLYAQMFVKKNDWEKASEQFKNILSDDSVDNETKIQIAVEYFERSVKDSTVISLAKNLLHEIEEEVEDWRIPMYLGAIYETERDTQKAITYFSKVTKLAEWNIEAWVRLGGLYFDNGKYDEAINVMNRAHKIFPNEFTVNLLLGLSYLQSEKHDESIQYLNKAKSLNPKDLTTLSSLGFAFGKLDRYEEAISVLEEAFRIDDSNLNVVSTLGMIYDNAEEFNKCDKLYEHAFKIFPNNSLLLNNYAYSLAERGIRLEEALQMSKKSLEVDSLNGSYLDTLGWIYFQMGDYSLAEKYVKLSIEHGSASSEVLEHMGDIYFKLNNKEAAIDYWNKAHEKDASNKKLEIKIKKGEI; encoded by the coding sequence ATGAATTATATCCGAAACCTGCTGATAGTAACTTTGATTTCAATCCTAATTTCATGTTCGAGCAGCAGGGATACAATTATTTTATCTTCTAAGGATTCCGAAAATAAATCTACTTCGGGGGATAAGATTGAATCCACACAAGCGTTGGAACATTTTATCCAAGGTTCAATCTTAGAACAAAAAGGGGAGAATGAAAAAGCTGTAATAGAATATCAAGAGGCACTTCTATATGAGCAGCAGGCAGGAATTTATTTTGTATTGGGAAAGGTATACAGGAATTTAGGAAAGTATGCTCTATCAGCTTCGAATCTTAAAAAAGCTGTAGAATTAGAACCGGATAACACACACTATAAATTAGTTCTCGCACAACTATATGCAGCTACAAGACAGCAAGATGACGCAATAAAAATCTATGACTCAATCTTGGAAAAAGATTCTTCGAACATTGAAATACTTTATGAGCTAGCGGTACTGCATACACAAAACCGTCCAAGATTAGCCCTTGAATATTATAATCGGCTTGTAAAGAAAGTCGGTGAAGATTGGGGATTGATTTATACAATGATCGAAATCTATAACAGATTAGGGGAGTATGACAACGCAGCTCAACTTTATGAAAGGTTGTTATTCCTTGATCCTTCGAATCTTTCTATCAAACAGGCGCTGGCAGAAGTTTATTTAATTAACGGCAATTTTGAAAAAGCGGAAAGAATATTGACTGATCTTTTAACCGATTATCCGAAAGATCATACAGCAAGAGTTCTTTATGCTCAGATGTTTGTTAAGAAAAATGATTGGGAAAAAGCATCGGAACAATTTAAAAATATTTTATCAGATGATTCTGTCGATAACGAAACCAAGATCCAAATCGCTGTCGAATATTTTGAAAGATCAGTGAAAGATTCTACTGTAATTTCGCTTGCGAAGAATTTGCTGCATGAAATCGAAGAAGAAGTTGAAGACTGGCGAATTCCCATGTATCTCGGAGCTATTTACGAGACTGAACGAGATACTCAAAAAGCAATAACGTATTTTTCGAAAGTTACAAAGCTCGCCGAGTGGAACATTGAAGCATGGGTAAGATTGGGCGGACTTTATTTTGATAATGGAAAATATGATGAAGCAATAAATGTTATGAATCGTGCTCATAAAATTTTTCCGAATGAGTTTACCGTGAATCTTCTACTCGGTTTATCTTACTTGCAGAGTGAAAAACATGATGAATCAATCCAATATCTTAACAAAGCAAAATCACTGAATCCAAAAGATCTTACAACTTTATCCTCGCTTGGTTTTGCATTCGGAAAATTAGACCGATACGAAGAAGCAATATCAGTACTCGAAGAAGCATTCAGAATTGATGATTCTAATCTGAATGTTGTAAGCACGCTCGGAATGATTTACGATAACGCAGAAGAATTTAACAAGTGCGATAAATTGTATGAGCATGCTTTTAAAATCTTTCCAAATAATTCTCTGTTGCTTAATAATTATGCATATAGTCTTGCTGAGCGAGGAATACGTTTGGAGGAAGCACTTCAAATGTCGAAAAAAAGTCTTGAAGTCGATTCGTTGAATGGTTCCTATTTAGATACACTCGGATGGATCTATTTTCAGATGGGTGATTATTCTCTTGCGGAAAAATATGTAAAATTATCGATAGAACATGGCTCAGCAAGTTCAGAAGTTCTCGAACATATGGGCGATATTTATTTTAAATTGAATAACAAAGAAGCTGCAATCGATTATTGGAACAAAGCACATGAAAAAGATGCATCGAATAAAAAATTAGAGATAAAAATAAAAAAAGGTGAAATTTGA